From one Triticum urartu cultivar G1812 chromosome 3, Tu2.1, whole genome shotgun sequence genomic stretch:
- the LOC125544649 gene encoding probable glutamate carboxypeptidase LAMP1 — MPWWSHRGEDTPIYTGRVATCQCSSRDMTGAPETARPMSGHGKQQQLLRHPALAAGHGSGSGMGRRRYLAFLAIAAALVASYHLLHAPTPSSRYHALFLTLGSNASAAAHLRALTLRPHVAGTPANALAAEYVRATLSSLSFPTRVTPYSVLLSYPLHRSLSLSAPGRATKSFSLTQDTYPNDPYAEAAAEVVPTYFAYSGSGSVTAEVVYANYGDRKDYAYLASRGVDVAGKVVLARYGDIHCEDMVRNARDAGAAATIIYTDAKDFGGPAGKGKRKWFPNTRWLPPSGVQVGTLYYGNGDPTTPMWPSCAAGEDCERLSTEELEASEAMPGIPALPVSGRDGETIQKAMGGGVAPPEWQGGEGAPVYRIGPGPAVLNLTYIGNDTLATIENVFAVIEGKEEPDRYVIIGNHRDAWTFGAVDPNSGTAAMLEIAERLSQLEKKGWRPRRTIIVCSWDAEEFALIGSTEWTEDNIDMLASRAVAYLNVDISVFGPGGLMPRATPQLDELIKEASKMVPDPDDPSHTLYDYMIRQNPPIARVAGAGTDFAAFVQHIGVPSLDMSYGLFSEYPVYHSLYDDFVWMERFGDPLFHRHVALASVWGLIALRLADDEIIPFNYVPYASELEESSKVVEDGCPGCAVSFSPLHKSIKQLEKAATKIHMEKKVLQAEKWGLNTRERTLKVREMNDRLMMAERAFTNREGLAGRPWYKHMIYASSDQDDWGTKAFPGIVSAMANAQKLNTTESWRLLQHEIYRGARAVSKASAVLDGSLT, encoded by the exons ATGCCATGGTGGAGTCATCGAGGCGAGGATACTCCTATATACACAGGCAGAGTGGCAACGTGTCAGTGCAGCAGCCGTGACATGACCGGTGCACCCGAGACTGCGCGCCCGATGtctggccacggcaagcagcagcagctcctacgcCACCCCGcgctcgccgccggccatggcagCGGCAGCGGCATGGGGAGGCGCAGGTACCTCGCCTTCCTAGCCATCGCCGCCGCCCTGGTCGCCTCCTACCACCTCCTCCACGCGCCCACCCCGTCGTCGCGCTACCACGCGCTCTTCCTCACCCTTGGCTCCAACGCCAGCGCTGCCGCGCACCTCCGTGCGCTCACGCTCCGCCCGCACGTCGCCGGCACCCCGGCCAACGCCCTCGCCGCCGAGTACGTCCGCGCCACgctctcctccctctccttccccacCCGCGTCACGCCCTACTCCGTGCTCCTCTCCTACCCCCTCCACCGCTCGCTCTCCCTCTCCGCGCCCGGCCGCGCCACCAAGTCATTCTCCCTCACCCAGGACACCTACCCCAACGACCCCTacgccgaggcggcggcggaggtcgTCCCCACCTACTTCGCCTACTCCGGCTCCGGCTCCGTCACCGCCGAGGTCGTGTACGCCAACTACGGCGACAGGAAGGACTACGCCTACCTCGCCTCCCGCGGCGTGGACGTCGCGGGGAAGGTCGTGCTCGCGCGCTACGGGGACATCCACTGCGAGGACATGGTGCGGAACGCTCGCGACGCCGGCGCCGCCGCGACGATCATCTACACCGACGCCAAGGACTTCGGCGGGCCCGCGGGCAAGGGGAAGCGGAAGTGGTTCCCCAACACGCGGTGGCTGCCGCCCAGCGGCGTTCAGGTGGGGACCCTCTACTACGGGAACGGCGACCCGACGACGCCGATGTGGCCGTCGTGCGCCGCAGGGGAGGACTGCGAGCGTCTGAGCACGGAGGAGCTGGAGGCGAGCGAGGCGATGCCCGGCATCCCCGCGCTGCCGGTGTCGGGGAGGGACGGGGAGACAATCCAGAAGGCGATGGGCGGCGGCGTGGCCCCACCGGAGTGGCAGGGCGGCGAGGGCGCGCCCGTGTACCGGATCGGGCCCGGCCCGGCCGTGCTGAATCTCACATACATC GGAAATGACACCCTAGCAACCATCGAAAATGTCTTCGCTGTGATAGAAGGGAAGGAAGAGCCTGACAG ATATGTGATCATAGGCAACCATCGTGATGCCTGGACATTCGGGGCAGTCGATCCCAACAGCGGAACAGCAGCTATGCTCGAG ATTGCGGAGAGGCTGTCCCAGCTAGAAAAGAAAGGATGGAGGCCAAGGCGAACAATCATCGTCTGCAGTTGGGATGCAGAAGAGTTTGCGCTG ATAGGGTCTACGGAATGGACCGAGGACAACATCGATATGCTTGCTTCAAGAGCTGTTGCTTATCTGAATGTGGACATATCAGTGTTTGGGCCAGGAGGTCTCATGCCCCGCGCAACCCCTCAACTCGATGAATTGATCAAGGAGGCAAGCAAAATG GTACCCGATCCTGATGATCCGTCTCATACCTTGTATGACTACATGATTCGCCAGAATCCTCCG ATTGCAAGGGTGGCCGGTGCGGGAACAGACTTTGCAGCTTTTGTCCAGCATATTGGAGTCCCTTCACTCGACATGTCTTATGGACTAT TTTCAGAGTACCCTGTTTACCACTCGCTGTACGATGATTTTGTTTGGATGGAGCGGTTTGGAGACCCCCTGTTCCACAGACATGTAGCAT TGGCGAGCGTCTGGGGTCTGATTGCTTTGAGACTTGCAGATGATGAGATCATTCCCTTCAATTACGTCCCCTACGCTTCTGAACTGGAG GAGAGCTCAAAAGTTGTGGAGGACGGATGCCCTGGGTGTGCCGTCAGTTTCAGCCCTCTGCACAAGTCAATCAAGCAGCTTGAGAAGGCGGCCACGAAAATTCACATGGAGAAGAAG GTGCTGCAAGCAGAGAAATGGGGCCTAAACACGAGGGAACGCACACTGAAAGTCAGAGAGATGAACGACCGATTGATGATGGCAGAGCGAGCCTTCACCAACCGAGAAGGGCTCGCGGGGAGACCGTGGTACAAACACATG ATTTATGCGTCGTCGGACCAGGACGACTGGGGCACCAAGGCGTTCCCCGGCATCGTCTCGGCCATGGCCAACGCGCAGAAGCTCAACACGACGGAGTCCTGGCGGCTGTTGCAGCATGAGATTTACAGGGGTGCGAGGGCCGTGTCCAAGGCCTCTGCGGTCCTGGACGGCAGTCTAACATGA